The Kitasatospora sp. NBC_00374 genome has a segment encoding these proteins:
- a CDS encoding CDP-alcohol phosphatidyltransferase family protein, protein MLQRRSAEHWAGRLYMRKISLRITRILSTMTVITPNGLTYLMMLTGILAGAALLVPGITGAVLGALLIQIYLLLDCVDGEVARWRRQTSLTGVYLDRVGHYMSEAALLTGLGLRAADLFHQEGSASQWEWAFLGTLAALGAILIKSETDLVDVARARSGLTAVEDSASVPRSTAVAKARRAASLLKFHRLVGAVEASLFILAAGIADAVQGGLFFTRLAVVVLAAIAMLQTVLHLLSIVLSSRLR, encoded by the coding sequence ATGCTCCAGCGCCGCAGCGCCGAGCACTGGGCGGGCCGCCTCTACATGCGGAAGATCTCGCTGCGGATCACCCGGATCCTGTCCACCATGACGGTGATCACGCCCAACGGCCTGACCTACCTGATGATGCTCACCGGCATCCTGGCCGGCGCCGCGCTGCTGGTGCCCGGGATCACCGGAGCCGTCCTCGGCGCCCTGCTGATCCAGATCTACCTGCTGCTCGACTGCGTCGACGGCGAGGTGGCCCGCTGGCGCCGGCAGACCTCGCTGACCGGTGTCTACCTGGACCGGGTCGGCCACTACATGTCCGAGGCCGCGCTGCTCACCGGCCTCGGTCTGCGCGCCGCCGACCTGTTCCACCAGGAGGGCTCCGCCTCCCAGTGGGAGTGGGCCTTCCTCGGCACCCTCGCCGCGCTCGGCGCGATCCTGATCAAGTCGGAGACCGACCTGGTCGACGTGGCCCGGGCCCGCAGCGGCCTGACGGCCGTCGAGGACAGCGCCTCGGTGCCGCGCTCGACCGCGGTGGCCAAGGCCCGCCGGGCCGCCTCGCTGCTGAAGTTCCACCGCCTGGTCGGCGCCGTCGAGGCCTCGCTGTTCATCCTGGCCGCCGGTATCGCCGACGCGGTGCAGGGCGGGCTGTTCTTCACCCGCCTCGCGGTGGTCGTGCTGGCCGCCATCGCCATGCTGCAGACGGTCCTGCACCTGCTCAGCATCGTCCTGTCCAGCAGGCTCCGATGA
- a CDS encoding iron-containing alcohol dehydrogenase family protein — MPVLTRLVPSPVFVEIRSAALDALGGILADQRLSTSGRIAVAISNGSGAVLRERLEPLLPGADWYQVPDGTLDSAVRLADEMRAGHYDAIVGLGGGKIIDVAKYAAARVGLPLVAVATNLAHDGICSPVSTLDNDAGRGSYGVPSPIGIVVDLDVIRQAPPRFVASGIGDVISNISACADWELSNAVTGEPVDGLAVAMARAAGENLLRHPGSLKDQDLLTALAEALVLSGIAMNIAGSTRPSSGACHEISHALDVLYPKRSAQHGEQVGLGAAFACFLRGERELTGLVVDRLRSHGLPVTADEIGFTGAEFTEAVHYAPNTRPGRFTILEHLDLSPSDIRDAYADYVQAVNS, encoded by the coding sequence GTGCCAGTACTGACCCGCCTGGTGCCCTCGCCGGTCTTCGTCGAGATCCGGTCGGCGGCCCTGGATGCGCTCGGCGGGATCCTCGCCGACCAGCGGCTGTCCACCTCCGGCCGGATAGCGGTGGCGATCAGCAACGGCTCCGGCGCGGTGCTCCGCGAGCGGCTGGAGCCGCTGCTGCCGGGCGCCGACTGGTACCAGGTGCCGGACGGCACGCTCGACAGCGCCGTACGGCTGGCGGACGAGATGCGGGCCGGGCACTACGACGCCATCGTCGGCCTCGGCGGCGGGAAGATCATCGACGTCGCCAAGTACGCGGCCGCCCGGGTCGGCCTGCCGCTGGTCGCGGTGGCCACCAACCTCGCGCACGACGGCATCTGCTCGCCCGTCTCGACCCTCGACAACGACGCGGGCCGCGGCTCCTACGGAGTGCCGAGCCCGATCGGCATCGTGGTCGACCTGGACGTGATCCGGCAGGCTCCGCCGCGCTTCGTGGCCTCCGGCATCGGCGACGTCATCTCCAACATCTCGGCCTGCGCCGACTGGGAGCTGTCCAACGCCGTGACCGGCGAACCGGTGGACGGACTGGCGGTCGCGATGGCCCGCGCGGCGGGCGAGAACCTGCTGCGGCACCCCGGCAGCCTGAAGGACCAGGACCTCCTGACGGCCCTCGCGGAAGCCCTGGTACTGTCCGGCATCGCGATGAACATCGCTGGCAGCACCCGGCCCTCCTCGGGGGCCTGCCACGAGATCTCGCACGCCCTGGACGTGCTGTATCCCAAGCGTTCCGCCCAGCACGGCGAGCAGGTCGGCCTCGGTGCGGCCTTCGCCTGCTTCCTGCGGGGCGAGCGCGAGCTGACCGGCCTGGTCGTGGACCGCCTGCGGAGCCACGGCCTGCCGGTGACCGCGGACGAGATCGGCTTCACCGGGGCGGAGTTCACCGAAGCGGTGCACTACGCTCCGAACACCCGTCCGGGCCGCTTCACCATCCTTGAGCACCTCGACCTCTCCCCATCAGACATCAGGGACGCGTACGCCGACTATGTCCAAGCCGTCAACAGCTGA
- a CDS encoding sugar phosphate nucleotidyltransferase, with amino-acid sequence MIGLVLAAGAGRRLRPYTDTLPKALVPVDGERTVLDLTLGNFAEVGLREAAIVVGYRKEAVYDRKDALEQKYGVRLTLVENDKAEEWNNAYSLWCARDLFAEGLLLANGDTVHPASVQRTMLDGNARLIKEGSAPGILLALDTVKKLADEEMKVVVDPAAGMRRITKLMEPVEATGEYIGVTVINPSAAEDLSDALRATFERDPQLYYEDGYQEMVDRGLRIDVQPIGEVSWVEVDNHDDLARAREIACQY; translated from the coding sequence ATGATCGGCCTCGTCCTGGCAGCCGGCGCGGGCCGCCGGCTCCGCCCGTACACCGACACCCTGCCCAAGGCCCTGGTGCCGGTCGACGGCGAGCGGACCGTGCTGGATCTCACCCTCGGGAACTTCGCCGAGGTCGGCCTGCGCGAGGCCGCCATCGTGGTGGGCTACCGCAAGGAGGCGGTCTACGACCGCAAGGACGCCCTGGAGCAGAAGTACGGCGTCCGGCTCACCCTGGTCGAGAACGACAAGGCCGAGGAGTGGAACAACGCCTACTCGCTCTGGTGCGCCCGCGACCTCTTCGCCGAGGGCCTGCTGCTGGCCAACGGCGACACCGTCCACCCGGCCTCGGTGCAGCGCACCATGCTGGACGGCAACGCCCGCCTGATCAAGGAGGGCAGCGCCCCCGGCATCCTGCTCGCCCTCGACACGGTGAAGAAGCTCGCCGACGAGGAGATGAAGGTCGTCGTCGACCCGGCCGCGGGCATGCGGCGGATCACCAAGCTGATGGAGCCCGTCGAGGCCACCGGCGAGTACATCGGCGTCACGGTCATCAACCCCTCCGCCGCCGAGGACCTGAGCGACGCGCTGCGCGCCACCTTCGAGCGCGACCCGCAGCTGTACTACGAGGACGGCTACCAGGAGATGGTCGACCGCGGCCTGCGGATCGACGTCCAGCCGATCGGCGAGGTCTCCTGGGTCGAGGTCGACAACCACGACGACCTGGCCAGGGCGCGGGAGATCGCGTGCCAGTACTGA
- the idi gene encoding isopentenyl-diphosphate Delta-isomerase, which produces MPTSPSTSRPDLTADVSARDLGTDPGAEILLELVDDEGVTTGTAEKLWAHQQPGRLHRAFSVFLFDQQGRLLLQRRALGKYHSPGVWSNTCCGHPYPGEQPFVAAARRTAEELGAAPALLCEAGTVRYDLPDEASGLIEREWNHLFVGLVTADLDPDPDEVDSTRFVTAQELKDLQAEKPFSVWFRTVFEAALPGIQEIAGRDW; this is translated from the coding sequence ATGCCCACGAGCCCATCGACCAGCAGGCCGGATCTCACCGCGGACGTCTCCGCCCGAGATCTGGGCACCGACCCCGGGGCGGAGATCCTGCTGGAACTCGTGGACGACGAGGGCGTCACCACCGGCACCGCCGAGAAGCTCTGGGCACACCAGCAGCCCGGCCGGCTGCACCGGGCCTTCTCCGTCTTCCTCTTCGACCAGCAGGGACGGCTGCTGCTCCAGCGCAGGGCGCTCGGCAAGTACCACTCGCCCGGCGTGTGGTCGAACACCTGCTGCGGCCACCCCTACCCCGGCGAGCAGCCGTTCGTGGCCGCCGCCCGCCGGACCGCGGAGGAGCTCGGCGCCGCCCCCGCACTGCTGTGCGAGGCCGGGACCGTCCGCTACGACCTGCCCGACGAGGCGTCCGGCCTGATCGAGCGCGAGTGGAACCACCTCTTCGTCGGCCTGGTCACCGCGGACCTGGACCCCGACCCGGACGAGGTCGACTCGACCCGCTTCGTCACGGCCCAGGAGCTCAAGGACCTGCAGGCCGAGAAGCCGTTCTCGGTGTGGTTCCGGACGGTGTTCGAGGCGGCGCTGCCCGGCATCCAGGAGATCGCCGGCCGCGACTGGTAG
- a CDS encoding ATP-binding protein — translation MEQTSEATGPSIRSTEDEDPLPPRRTAVAPAEAAATPVTGRRPEQEPCPGVWRFAAATSEASVPRTRHAVRDRLLAEGMAGERYQELIDDLLLIVSELVGNAVTHAAALSPQVTTELRIDGSHVRIAVEDGHPYRPKAQESDLGRLGGRGLLLVKSITLQAGGVCDVERTEQGGKVIWASLPLPPLPAAPLPSADPPEQDAVALDGGAWPV, via the coding sequence GTGGAACAGACCAGCGAGGCGACAGGGCCTTCGATCAGATCGACCGAGGACGAGGATCCGCTTCCACCCCGCCGTACCGCGGTCGCCCCGGCCGAAGCCGCCGCGACCCCGGTCACCGGACGGCGGCCGGAGCAGGAGCCGTGCCCCGGGGTGTGGCGCTTCGCCGCGGCCACCAGTGAGGCCTCGGTGCCCCGGACCCGCCACGCGGTCCGTGACCGGCTGCTCGCCGAGGGCATGGCGGGGGAGCGCTACCAGGAGCTGATCGACGACCTGCTGCTGATCGTCTCCGAGCTCGTCGGCAACGCGGTCACCCATGCCGCGGCGCTCTCGCCGCAGGTCACCACCGAGCTGAGGATCGACGGGTCGCACGTCCGGATCGCGGTCGAGGACGGCCACCCCTACCGGCCGAAGGCGCAGGAGAGCGACCTGGGCCGGCTCGGCGGCCGGGGCCTGCTGCTGGTCAAGAGCATCACCCTGCAGGCCGGCGGGGTCTGCGACGTGGAACGGACCGAGCAGGGCGGCAAGGTCATCTGGGCCTCGCTGCCGCTGCCTCCGCTGCCGGCCGCCCCGCTGCCGTCGGCCGATCCGCCGGAGCAGGACGCGGTCGCCCTGGACGGCGGCGCCTGGCCGGTGTGA
- a CDS encoding maleylpyruvate isomerase family mycothiol-dependent enzyme — protein MTEPAVGTTVSTRLIEATVATAEDIARALRTRPDATARIPGAVWSVGEAAAHLAMANRLMADLARGLDRPYGDGTPASLAAANAESLAADPERDPLVLAEAIVQHTRDFAEDVAARPGTRPVLTPLGPMDLATLASYLLTHMLGHGYDLARALGQPHMIDRERVDLSLPFLLTAMPRVVDTRTAAGRHIRYAIGVRGGRLFGVTVADGAVTVDQQPPRRPDCTIVTEPVTFFLMALGRRTPLQAIARGGILAWGRKPWLAPAFPTFFTAP, from the coding sequence ATGACCGAGCCCGCCGTTGGCACCACCGTGAGCACGCGACTGATCGAGGCGACCGTCGCCACCGCCGAGGACATCGCCCGAGCGCTCCGGACCAGGCCCGACGCGACGGCTCGGATACCCGGGGCCGTGTGGTCCGTGGGCGAGGCGGCCGCCCACCTCGCCATGGCCAACCGGCTGATGGCGGACCTCGCCCGCGGCCTCGACCGCCCGTACGGCGACGGTACGCCCGCGAGCCTCGCGGCGGCCAACGCCGAATCGCTCGCCGCCGACCCCGAACGCGACCCGCTCGTCCTCGCGGAGGCGATCGTCCAGCACACCCGCGACTTCGCCGAGGACGTCGCCGCCCGGCCCGGCACCCGGCCCGTCCTCACCCCGCTGGGGCCGATGGACCTGGCGACGCTGGCCTCCTACCTGCTCACCCACATGCTCGGGCACGGCTACGACCTGGCCCGCGCCCTCGGGCAGCCGCACATGATCGACCGCGAACGCGTCGACCTGTCGCTCCCGTTCCTCCTCACCGCCATGCCCCGCGTCGTCGACACCCGGACCGCCGCCGGCCGCCACATCCGGTACGCGATCGGCGTGCGCGGCGGCAGGCTCTTCGGAGTCACCGTCGCCGACGGCGCGGTGACGGTCGATCAGCAGCCACCGCGGCGGCCCGACTGCACGATCGTCACCGAGCCCGTCACCTTCTTCCTGATGGCCCTCGGGCGCCGCACCCCGCTGCAGGCCATCGCCCGGGGCGGGATCCTCGCCTGGGGGCGCAAGCCCTGGCTCGCGCCCGCCTTTCCGACGTTCTTCACGGCGCCGTGA
- a CDS encoding WhiB family transcriptional regulator: MSVQSITRAPAATARRAPARAGLLPGLEAAGCRQVDPDLFFGVRRQDAGPRVEAAKQVCRHCPVREACLRHALVLGESDGVWGGLTPTERRLFGHQLRDLIDLGEQASRRSDAELMAIGREQRRTRPGIVLILTDRGWTEAQLASALGVEPAAVRTARIAAERIVAHCRAVGLRAPTWARVVVPVG; encoded by the coding sequence ATGTCCGTACAGTCGATCACCAGGGCGCCGGCCGCCACGGCCCGCCGCGCGCCGGCCCGCGCCGGACTGCTGCCCGGACTGGAGGCCGCGGGCTGCCGTCAGGTTGACCCGGACCTCTTCTTCGGGGTGCGCAGGCAGGACGCCGGGCCCCGGGTCGAGGCGGCCAAGCAGGTCTGCCGGCACTGCCCGGTCCGCGAGGCCTGTCTGCGCCACGCCCTGGTGCTCGGTGAGAGCGACGGCGTCTGGGGCGGGCTCACCCCGACCGAACGGCGACTGTTCGGCCACCAGCTGCGTGACCTGATCGACCTGGGCGAACAGGCCTCGCGCCGCAGTGACGCCGAGCTGATGGCGATCGGCCGCGAGCAGCGCCGGACCCGACCCGGCATCGTCCTGATCCTCACCGACCGGGGCTGGACCGAGGCCCAGCTCGCCTCCGCACTCGGCGTGGAGCCGGCCGCCGTCCGCACCGCCCGGATCGCCGCCGAGCGGATCGTCGCGCACTGCCGGGCCGTCGGCCTACGGGCCCCGACCTGGGCCCGGGTCGTCGTTCCCGTGGGGTAG
- a CDS encoding transglycosylase family protein, with protein sequence MVFSGSGRHRRPTQADRAVAAAGVAGVGLALPLLTATGAHAAPADTWQAVAQCQTGADWNGNPGTGHYGGLGLTLRTWVAYGGDEFASQPDHATPEQQIAVAERLLAGHGPSLWPTCGPAAGLPAPAATPAPTATPTESTPNTGARVRGDGAATPQYFTPSTAPEATTAPSLPGTADAAPPTSTDLTGGLPGGLPTDQPTGLPTGQPTTAPQPGVTPPATPAPGESTATTPGTPAPTGTAPTGTAPTTDLPVPGASPTGAPTTGPDATAPTTAATATVTPAAATTVPAPASTYTVAAGDTLSTISDSLTLGGWKQLAAQNPTVGNPDLIRPGQVLNLP encoded by the coding sequence ATGGTCTTTTCGGGTTCCGGGCGTCACCGCCGTCCCACCCAGGCCGACCGGGCCGTCGCGGCCGCCGGTGTGGCGGGTGTCGGCCTCGCGCTTCCGCTGCTGACCGCGACCGGCGCGCACGCCGCCCCCGCCGACACCTGGCAGGCGGTCGCCCAGTGCCAGACCGGCGCGGACTGGAACGGCAACCCCGGCACCGGGCACTACGGCGGACTCGGGCTCACCCTGCGGACCTGGGTGGCGTACGGCGGCGACGAGTTCGCCTCGCAGCCCGACCACGCCACGCCCGAGCAGCAGATCGCCGTCGCCGAGCGGCTGCTCGCCGGCCACGGCCCGAGCCTCTGGCCCACCTGCGGCCCCGCCGCCGGACTGCCCGCGCCGGCGGCCACCCCGGCCCCGACCGCCACCCCGACCGAGTCCACGCCGAACACCGGCGCCCGGGTCCGGGGTGACGGCGCGGCCACGCCGCAGTACTTCACGCCGTCCACCGCCCCCGAGGCGACCACGGCGCCGTCCCTGCCCGGCACCGCCGACGCGGCCCCGCCGACCTCGACCGACCTGACGGGCGGCCTGCCCGGCGGCCTGCCGACCGACCAGCCGACCGGTCTGCCCACCGGCCAGCCGACGACCGCGCCCCAGCCCGGTGTCACCCCGCCGGCCACCCCGGCCCCCGGGGAGTCCACCGCGACCACCCCGGGCACCCCGGCGCCGACCGGCACGGCACCGACCGGCACCGCGCCGACCACCGACCTGCCGGTGCCGGGCGCCTCCCCGACCGGCGCGCCGACGACCGGTCCGGACGCGACCGCGCCGACGACCGCGGCCACCGCGACCGTCACGCCGGCCGCGGCCACCACGGTGCCCGCCCCGGCGAGCACCTACACCGTCGCGGCCGGCGACACGCTCTCCACCATCTCGGACTCGCTGACGCTGGGCGGCTGGAAGCAGCTGGCCGCACAGAACCCCACGGTCGGCAACCCCGACCTGATCCGCCCGGGCCAGGTGCTGAACCTGCCCTGA
- a CDS encoding AEC family transporter translates to MQSLLSGFAPIWVLTAVGYLVARTGLLGEQAETVLGRFVFHVAMPAALFTMLTGARLDTFANTAMLAFAAGTVFATGLGFLAGRRLFHRRPADRAISGMAAGYVNSANLGIPVAVQVLGDASFVAQILLFQVLLVSPVILALLDAGTGRGRGGLGRMLMLPVRNPIIMASALGALLSAAGLHLPAALARPGALLGAAAVPTALITLGMSLHGRGGAGAGGRAEVGVAVVLKTLVQPLAALAVGGLLLDLPRHQLLAVVLCSALPTAQNAFVYAREYGLSTALARDSVLTSTLVSMGTLSLVYAALGPTH, encoded by the coding sequence ATGCAGTCGCTGCTGTCCGGTTTCGCCCCGATCTGGGTGCTCACCGCGGTCGGCTATCTGGTGGCACGGACCGGGCTGCTGGGCGAGCAGGCGGAGACGGTGCTCGGCCGGTTCGTCTTCCATGTGGCGATGCCCGCCGCGCTGTTCACGATGCTGACCGGGGCTCGGCTGGACACGTTCGCGAACACCGCGATGCTGGCGTTCGCCGCGGGGACGGTCTTCGCCACCGGGCTGGGCTTCCTCGCCGGGCGCCGGCTGTTCCACCGCAGGCCCGCCGACCGGGCGATCAGCGGGATGGCGGCCGGGTACGTGAACTCGGCCAACCTGGGCATCCCGGTCGCCGTCCAGGTTCTCGGTGACGCCTCGTTCGTGGCCCAGATCCTGCTGTTCCAGGTGCTGTTGGTGTCCCCGGTGATCCTCGCCCTGCTGGACGCGGGCACCGGCCGGGGCCGGGGCGGGCTCGGCCGGATGCTGATGCTGCCGGTACGCAATCCGATCATCATGGCCTCGGCGCTGGGCGCCCTGCTCTCGGCCGCGGGCCTGCACCTGCCGGCCGCGCTGGCCCGCCCCGGCGCGCTGCTCGGTGCGGCCGCCGTCCCGACCGCGCTGATCACTCTCGGGATGTCGCTGCACGGCCGCGGCGGCGCGGGCGCGGGCGGGCGGGCCGAGGTCGGCGTGGCCGTCGTCCTGAAGACCCTGGTCCAGCCGCTGGCCGCCCTGGCCGTCGGCGGTCTGCTGCTGGACCTGCCGCGGCATCAACTGCTGGCGGTGGTGCTCTGCTCCGCCCTGCCGACCGCGCAGAACGCCTTCGTCTACGCCCGCGAGTACGGGCTGAGCACGGCCCTGGCCCGGGACTCCGTGCTGACCTCGACCCTGGTGTCGATGGGCACCCTGTCGCTGGTGTACGCGGCCCTGGGGCCCACGCACTGA
- a CDS encoding M14 family metallopeptidase, which produces MRLPRRGKPAAATAVLLALALASPLTTQAAARPAAPDSAAVAADTARQYVVEGPHTVADRSAIAATGAAVDAVRTDSVVVTATPAEAARVRALGWGLAPLPGREDGADGSPQAVDAPADFPSADSGYHNYAEATADIDAVVAAHPDIMSKRVIGTSYEGRAIVAVKISDNVGTDENEPEVLFTAHQHAREHLTVEMALYLLHEFGDKYATDSRIAGAVNSREIWVVPDLNPDGGEYDIATGRYRSWRKDRQPNSGGSGVGTDLNRNWNYKFGCCGGSSGSTSSETYRGSAPESAKETKVVADFVRTRVVGGKQQITAAIDFHTYSQLVLWPFGWTTANTTTGMTADEYNTFATLGRTMAGTNGYTPEQSSDLYITDGSIDDWLWGVHRVFAYTFEMYPGPNGSSGFYPPDEVIGRETSRNREAVLRLVETADCMYRVIGKQQQYCGIAA; this is translated from the coding sequence ATGCGACTGCCCCGCCGAGGGAAGCCCGCCGCGGCCACCGCCGTGCTGCTGGCCCTCGCCCTCGCGTCCCCCCTCACGACCCAGGCCGCCGCGCGCCCCGCGGCTCCCGACAGCGCCGCCGTCGCGGCCGACACCGCCCGGCAGTACGTCGTCGAGGGCCCCCACACCGTCGCCGACCGCTCCGCGATCGCCGCCACCGGCGCCGCCGTCGACGCCGTCCGCACCGACTCCGTCGTCGTCACCGCCACCCCGGCCGAGGCCGCCCGGGTGCGGGCGCTCGGCTGGGGCCTCGCGCCGCTGCCCGGCCGCGAGGACGGCGCCGACGGCAGCCCGCAGGCCGTCGACGCGCCCGCCGACTTCCCGTCGGCCGACTCCGGCTACCACAACTACGCCGAGGCCACCGCGGACATCGACGCCGTGGTCGCCGCGCACCCCGACATCATGAGCAAGCGCGTCATCGGCACCTCGTACGAGGGCCGGGCGATCGTCGCCGTGAAGATCAGCGACAACGTCGGCACCGACGAGAACGAGCCCGAGGTGCTGTTCACCGCCCACCAGCACGCCCGCGAGCACCTCACCGTCGAGATGGCCCTCTACCTGCTGCACGAGTTCGGCGACAAGTACGCCACCGACAGCCGGATCGCGGGCGCGGTGAACAGCCGGGAGATCTGGGTGGTGCCCGATCTCAACCCGGACGGCGGCGAGTACGACATCGCGACCGGCCGCTACCGCAGCTGGCGCAAGGACCGCCAGCCCAACTCCGGCGGCAGCGGCGTCGGCACCGACCTCAACCGCAACTGGAACTACAAGTTCGGCTGCTGCGGCGGTTCCTCCGGCTCCACCTCCAGCGAGACCTACCGGGGCAGCGCGCCGGAGTCCGCCAAGGAGACCAAGGTGGTCGCCGACTTCGTCCGCACCCGGGTGGTGGGCGGCAAGCAGCAGATCACCGCCGCCATCGACTTCCACACCTACAGCCAACTGGTGCTCTGGCCGTTCGGCTGGACCACCGCCAACACGACCACCGGCATGACGGCGGACGAGTACAACACCTTCGCCACCCTCGGCCGCACCATGGCCGGCACCAACGGCTACACCCCCGAGCAGTCCAGCGACCTGTACATCACCGACGGGTCCATCGACGACTGGCTGTGGGGCGTCCACCGGGTCTTCGCCTACACCTTCGAGATGTACCCGGGCCCGAACGGCAGTAGCGGCTTCTACCCGCCCGACGAGGTGATCGGACGGGAGACCAGCCGCAACCGCGAGGCCGTCCTGCGCCTGGTGGAGACCGCCGACTGCATGTACCGGGTGATCGGCAAGCAGCAGCAGTACTGCGGCATCGCCGCCTGA
- a CDS encoding APC family permease gives MISSRAGEKGLKTGALGLVSSVAIGLASTAPAYSLAATLGIIVVGVGLQAPIITVLAFIPMLLIAYAYKELNASDPDCGTTFTWSARAFGPRTGWMGGWGIVVADIIVMANLAQIAGVYGFRLFGFDGLAENTTWTTVAGVVWIIVMTAICYIGIEISAALQRWLLCIEVVMLVLLSVTALVKVYGDSPPDTAISIDASWFNPFEVSSSTAFTAGILAAVFIYWGWDTAVSVNEETADAARTPGRAAVISTVLLLLIYVLVSTSAQAFAGIGTEGIGLGNEDNSGDVLSSLGGAVFGSAGLGWFLTKLLIFMVLTSSAASTQTTILPTARTTFSMAAHKAIPRQFARVHHRHLTPTWSTVGMGLASIAFYVLLTAISGNVLADSIASVGLAIAFYYGLTGFACVWYYRKVLTRSVRDFVFKGLMPLLGGLMLLYFFCYGAFDVYADPDYGSTSIDLPIFGETGGVTVIGIGALVLGVVLMLIQWAVDGPWFRHPDVPVSAADPADAP, from the coding sequence GTGATCAGTTCCAGGGCCGGCGAGAAGGGCCTCAAGACCGGCGCACTCGGCCTGGTCTCCTCGGTGGCCATCGGTCTGGCCTCCACCGCTCCCGCGTACAGCCTCGCCGCGACCCTCGGCATCATCGTGGTCGGGGTCGGCCTGCAGGCACCGATCATCACCGTCCTGGCGTTCATCCCGATGCTGCTGATCGCGTACGCCTACAAGGAGCTCAACGCGTCCGACCCGGACTGCGGCACCACGTTCACCTGGAGCGCCCGGGCCTTCGGGCCGCGCACCGGCTGGATGGGCGGCTGGGGCATCGTGGTCGCCGACATCATCGTGATGGCGAACCTCGCCCAGATCGCCGGCGTCTACGGCTTCCGGCTGTTCGGATTCGACGGACTGGCCGAGAACACGACGTGGACCACCGTCGCGGGAGTCGTGTGGATCATCGTGATGACGGCGATCTGCTACATCGGCATCGAGATCTCGGCCGCCCTGCAGCGCTGGCTGCTGTGCATCGAGGTCGTGATGCTGGTGCTGCTCTCGGTCACCGCCCTGGTGAAGGTGTACGGGGACAGCCCGCCCGACACCGCGATCAGCATCGACGCGTCCTGGTTCAACCCGTTCGAGGTGTCCTCCTCCACGGCCTTCACCGCCGGCATCCTGGCCGCCGTCTTCATCTACTGGGGCTGGGACACGGCCGTCTCGGTGAACGAGGAGACCGCCGACGCCGCGCGCACCCCCGGCCGGGCGGCGGTCATCTCCACCGTCCTGCTGCTGCTCATCTACGTCCTGGTCTCCACCTCGGCGCAGGCGTTCGCGGGCATCGGCACGGAGGGCATCGGGCTGGGCAACGAGGACAACTCCGGGGACGTGCTGTCCTCGCTCGGCGGCGCCGTCTTCGGCAGCGCCGGGCTGGGCTGGTTCCTCACCAAACTGCTGATCTTCATGGTGCTGACCTCCTCCGCGGCCTCCACCCAGACCACCATCCTGCCGACCGCCAGGACCACCTTCTCGATGGCCGCGCACAAGGCCATCCCCCGCCAGTTCGCCCGGGTGCACCACCGCCACCTCACGCCGACCTGGTCCACCGTCGGCATGGGCCTGGCCTCCATCGCGTTCTACGTCCTGCTCACCGCGATCAGCGGCAACGTGCTCGCCGACTCGATCGCCTCGGTCGGCCTGGCCATCGCCTTCTACTACGGCCTGACCGGCTTCGCCTGCGTCTGGTACTACCGCAAGGTGCTCACCAGAAGCGTGCGGGACTTCGTCTTCAAGGGCCTGATGCCGCTGCTCGGCGGCCTGATGCTGCTGTACTTCTTCTGCTACGGCGCCTTCGACGTCTACGCCGACCCCGACTACGGCTCCACCTCGATCGACCTGCCGATCTTCGGCGAGACCGGCGGTGTGACCGTCATCGGCATCGGTGCCCTGGTGCTCGGCGTGGTGCTGATGCTGATCCAGTGGGCGGTCGACGGCCCCTGGTTCCGGCACCCCGACGTCCCGGTCAGCGCCGCCGACCCGGCCGACGCCCCGTGA